Proteins encoded together in one Vigna angularis cultivar LongXiaoDou No.4 chromosome 5, ASM1680809v1, whole genome shotgun sequence window:
- the LOC108340090 gene encoding pterocarpan synthase 1 has translation MAAAVSTPFSIQKLMILFITLVYQAYAQLDRETTYVFYLQDITRGPNATVAAVAGIKGRNWNFNTFGSVFVVDDPVTVGPSPTSTMVGRAQGLLVVSSRDGAYENVVLSIVFSSWQFNGSTLELQGINRQNENVRTVSVVSGTGQFRFARGYAALQTVAYDPVTARSTVRFTITLHT, from the coding sequence ATGGCAGCAGCAGTTTCAACACCCTTCTCCATTCAAAAGCTGATGATATTATTCATCACACTGGTTTATCAAGCTTACGCTCAATTGGATCGTGAAACAACATACGTGTTCTACCTGCAAGACATAACAAGAGGGCCGAATGCCACAGTTGCAGCAGTGGCGGGCATCAAGGGAAGGAATTGGAACTTCAACACATTTGGAAGCGTGTTTGTGGTTGATGATCCAGTGACGGTGGGCCCAAGCCCAACGTCTACGATGGTGGGCCGGGCCCAAGGTTTGCTGGTAGTTTCCTCTCGTGATGGAGCTTATGAGAATGTGGTGCTTTCAATTGTGTTCAGCAGTTGGCAGTTCAATGGTAGCACCTTGGAGCTGCAAGGCATTAATCGGCAGAATGAGAATGTCAGAACGGTGTCTGTTGTGTCCGGAACTGGCCAATTTCGTTTTGCCAGAGGCTATGCTGCATTGCAAACTGTGGCTTATGATCCTGTAACTGCACGCTCCACCGTTCGCTTCACCATAACCTTACACACTTGA